AACTTGCAAAAGGTAGATTCTTTTCTTTTGGGTTCGACTTATACAACTTATTCCTGTGATGGAACGCCCACTGACTGTGTAATTTTGGCTTTAGACGCGTTAAAATTTATACCCGACTTTATTTTTTCCGGTATAAACCAGGGATTGAATCTTGGAGATGACCTTACTTATTCAGGAACAGCATGTGCGGCGATGGAGGGTGTCCTTTATGGTTTCCCTTCTATAGCTATTTCGCTTGCGGCCAACTTAAAGTGTCAAAATATATATAATTATACGGCGGCTGAAGTGGCCATAGCGATACTTGATTGGTTGGAGTTGCATCCACTTCCTGAGGGAGTTATGTTGAATGTAAACATTCCCAATCTACCTCTAAAAGAGTTGAAGGGAGTCTCTCTGACAAGAACAGGTAAAAGGTTGTATAAGGATAAAGTGCGCGTGGTAGAGGCCCCTACAGGAGAAAAGGCTTACTGGATAGGTGGAACGGCTGAGAACGATCTTACTCATGGAACCGATGTTTGGGCGGTATTCAACGGTTATGCCTCTATAACACCTGTGCATTTGGATATGACATGTTACGAGACATATGACGAATGTGACGGACTTGGGGCAGAAAGAGCACTAGTAGATCAACTCAATAAAATTATACATAACTGACAGCTTAAAGTTGACAATTGAACTCCGAGTGATAAAATAAATATTCAGTTCAAAAAATGATTTGTAGCTATGACGAGGAAATGATTTCAACCAAAGAACGACAGGAATAAAGCGCCTTGTGCTGAAAGTGCTTTTCGTCTCTGAACTGAAATTCGCGCCTCTGAGCAGAAGTGAAGAAAGACTTAGGTCAAGTAAACTTCCGTTTTTTATTTTTCGACAAAAATAAACAGAGTGGACACAATGTGTCAATGAGAGTGGTACCGCGGGTAACTTATAACTCGTCTCTCTTTCCCTAACAGGAGAGAGAGACGAGTTTTTAATTTATATATCTAAAACAATGGGGGTATAGAAAATGACAGTGGAAAACAAGGGAAAATTGGTTTTAGCTTACAGTGGCGGGTTGGATACATCAGTGGCAATTCCTTGGTTGAAAGATCAGGGTTATGAAGTTATAGCCTTAACAATGCATGTCGGCCAGCAGGAAGGCGATATGGAAGAAATACGTCAAAGAGCTTTAAATGCAGGAGCAATAAAGGCTTATGTGGTAGATCTAAGAGAGGCTTTCGTCGATACGTTTGTTTGGCCAACATTGAAATCAAATGCGTTGTATCAGGGCGTTTATCCGCTCAACTCCGCTCTTTCACGTCCGATGATTGCACAGGCTCTCATTTGGTGCGCAGAAAAAGAGGGAGCCGTTGCCGTTGCTCATGGCTGCACAGGTAAAGGGCAAGATCAGGTACGTATTGAAGTTTGCTGTAATGCACTTAATCCAGATATTGAAGTTTTGGCGCCTGTCAGAGATTGGCAGTTTACAAGAGAAGAAGAGATGGACTATGCGGCAGCTCATAATATCCCTGTCCCAACAACAAAGAAAAGTCCATACAGCATTGACGATAACCTCTGGGGACGTTCTATAGAATGTGGAGTTCTTGAAGATCCCTGGAATAAACCACCAAAAGATGCATATGCATTAACTGTTGATCCCACAGATGCACCTGACGAAGAAGTGACTATTGAGATTACTTTTGAAGCAGGAATACCTGTCGCACTAAATGGCAAAAAGATGGACAGTTTAGAGCTAATTGAGCAGATGAACAAAATGGCAGGATGTGCCGGTGTCGGTAGAATTGACATGGTTGAAGATAGATTGGTCGGCTTTAAAAGTCGCGAGGTCTACGAGTGTCCGGGCGCCGTTGCTCTAATTACAGCACATAGAAAACTTGAGACCATAACTCTTGCAAAAGATGTGCTTAAAACCAAGAAAGAACTCGAAGTTAAATTTGCTGAAATGGCTTATGAAGGCTACTGGTTCTCTCCTCTCATGGAAGCTATTCAGGCTTTCATGGATTCAACACAGAAGTCTGTCAACGGAACTGTGCGCATGTCGCTTTATAAAGGCAATGCAACTGTTAACGGTATGAAGTCAGATACTTCTGTGTACAGTAAAGAACTTGCTACGTACTCAACAGGAGATATTTTTGATCAGTCCGCTGCAGTAGGATTTATAAAGATATGGGGTATGCCTATAAAAACATGGCGCCAAGTTCACAAGGATAAGAATGTCAATCCGATTGAAAAACTTATAGTTGAAAAAGGAGAAGGAGCTATTTAGTAATAGTTCCTGACGAATTTAATCATAAAAAGGACGTTTGAGGCATATGTTCCCGCTTCAAATGTCCTTTTTTATATGTACTGTGATAATGTTGCATTAGTTTTTTATGTGAGTTAAAAATTCAAAATACCTTTTACGATATCCCTGTATAGGGTAAAATTGTCCCAATTATGTTTACTCGGAGGGTTTTAAATGGAAACAACTTCATGTCACGACAAAAGCTCCATTAATGATTATTTATGCACGATAGTGCATTCAGAGAAACTTTCAGATAGTATCGCCTGGATTACGATAAAGTCGCCTGAGTTGGCCTCTAAGATTGTACCGGGACACTGTCTGATGTTGTTCCCTTCTGATAGCATGGATCCGTTGTTAGGCAGACCATTCGGGATTTCCGATGTTGACTATGAAAAAGAAGAACTTTCGATTTGCTATATGCTTTACGGAAAGGGCACAGAGATGATTGCAGATTTGTGCGAGGGCAATAAAATAAAAGTCAGAGGCCCTTTTGGACTGCCGCTTCCTAAGAAGGAAAATAAAAAAATATATCTTACAGCCGGTGGAGTAGGTGTAGCAATTTTTCTTTTATACAATAAACTCTTTCCCGAAGCTGTCGAAGGGTTATATCTCGGGATTCCTGGTAAGGGCGGCGAGCGCTATGCAGAACAGATTCTCAAGTTGGCTCCCCTAGCCAAAATATATACAGATGACGGTTCTTTTGGAGAAGGAGATTCTATGTTCAAGGTTTTGCCAAAAGACATAGCTGAGAATGAAGAAATATGGGCATGTGGTCCTCCAGGATTTTTAAATGCGCTGAAGAGGCACTGTTCTTCCTCATTGGATAAATTATATTTTTCTCTTGATAAAAGGATGGCCTGTGGGTATGGAGGCTGTATGGGGTGTGTCGTGGAGACAACCCATGGATTGAAGAGAAGATGTGTGGATCAATCACTATTTAGAGCAGACGAGGTGTCTGATTATGACATTTGATATTTCTGTTAAGGTCGGAGATTTAAATTTATCTTCTCCCGTTATACCAGCCTCAGGGGTATGGCCTTATGATATTGATTTTTGGCAGGGAGATAAATTGTCCGGCATTGGCGCGATATGTACAAAAGCAATAAGTTTCAATCCAAAAGAGGGGAATAAAGGAATACGTTTATGGGAAACACCTGCAGGAGTGCTCAACAGTATTGGTCTCCAAAATATAGGTGTTCACGCTTTTGTGGAGCAGTATCGAGATATGTTACATAACTGTGAAGTGCCTGTGGTAGCAAATGTTGTCATGGAGAGAGAAGAAGAAACGGCAGAAACTTTGAGAATTCTTCAAGATATGGGCGGCATAGCTGTGGCTGAACTCAATATTTCATGTCCCAACGTTGATGGTGATGGAATGGCCTGGGGGATGGAACCCTGTAGCGCAGCAAAAGCAGTCTCTTCTGTCCGTAAAGCATGGAATGGGAATCTTTGGGTTAAGATGACTCCGCAAGCCGCAGATTTATCGGGAGTAGCTAAAGCGATTGAGGATGAGGGGGCAGATGCACTTGTGGTCGCAAATACGTGGCTTGGCATGGGGATGGATTTGACTAAAGCTAAGCCTGCTTTTGACCGAGTCGTTGCGGGATTGTCAGGCCCGGCTATTTTCCCTCTTGCACTAAGGCAAGTTTGGCAAGTCTCTGATGCCGTGGATATCCCCATAGTTGGATGCGGTGGAGTGACGACAGCAGCAGACTGTATGTCCATGATCTTGGCCGGTGCATCGGCGGTAGAAGTAGGCACGGGGTTCTTTAAAGATATAAAGGCAGGGGAAGGAATATGTTCCGATCTGCCGAAGTTTATGAAACGGTACGAAAGCTCATCCCTTAATGAGCTCGTGGGGAAGGCAAAGAAAAACAAAAAGTAAGCTTTGCTTAATTAAACAAAATTCGTTAAATAGGGATTGTTGCATTGTATAATAGGCATATGACTTCATGTTAAGGAGAGATTTATAATTCAAAGCAATTGCAAGAAAAACTTTGTTATAACGATTGACGGTCCTGCCGGTGCCGGCAAGAGTACAATAGCACGGCTTGTCGCTGAAAAAGTAGGGCTTCCCTATCTAGATACCGGGGCAATTTATAGGGCTATTGCATGGTGGCTGGACAAAAAGAAAATAGCGCCTACAGATGAGAAGAAAATTTTAAGTGTGTTAAAAAATTTTACAATTTCATTTGAAGGGTTAAAAATAATAGTAGACAATCAAGATATTACTAAAGAAATAAGAACTCCCAGGATAGATGTGCTCGTTTCTCCTTACGCAGCATTAAAAGGAATTAGGGATGAACTGCTTTTCTTACAGAGAGATCTCTCTGAAAATGGATTGGTGGCGGAGGGCCGCGATATGGGTACGGAGGTTTTTCCGGAAGCAGATCTTAAGATTTTTTTGACAGCTTCTGCGGAAGAACGTGCCTCTAGAAGGTACCATGAGCGAGTTAAAAAGGGAGAAGAAGCTGATTATAAAGAGATATTGAAGCAGATTAATGAGCGTGACAACTATGATATGAATAGGGATGTTGCTCCGTTGCGCCCCGCTTTGGGATCAGTAGTTTTGGATTCTACGGAGATGACGAAAGAAGAAGTCGTGAACGCCATAGTCTCTTTGGCAAATGAGCTTAGGTAAACAGCAGAAGTTGAGCAAAAAAGAGAAGTTAATAGATCTTTCACTCAAAGAACGGAAAGCATTAATTGCCGCAGTGGAAACTCCTCAATGCACCGATACAGATTTGTCTCTAAATGAACTAGAGCTGCTGCTTCAAAATTTAGATATTAAAGCCTTTGGAAGGTTTGTTCAAAAAAGGAATGAGCCTGATCCACGCAGTTTTATCGGCATTGGAAAAGCAGAAGAGCTGAGAAATTATGCGGTCGACAGTGGCACTAACCTTTTAGTAATAGATGATTTTCTTAATCCAACTCAAAAGAGCAATTTGGAAAAAATAACCGGAGTAGAAGTGTGGGACAGAGCATTTGTAATTATGAAGATATTTGAAAGCAGAGCCAACACTTATGAGGCAAAACTACAGGTAAAGCTGGCTCAGTACAGATACGAGATTCCTTCACTCAAGGGATTGGGGCTCCAGATGTCTCGAACCGGTGGGGGAATAGGTACTAGAGGTCCCGGAGAAACTGAGTTTGAGAGACACAAGAGAAAGCTTGATAAAAGGGTTCTCGCAATAATAGAGAAGCTCGAAATAGTAAAAAGACGAAGAAAATTAAATAGAGATAGGAAGAGAAAGTATGGTGTTCCGCTTGTTTCTCTGGTGGGATATACAAACAGCGGGAAATCCACTCTGCTTAGATCACTGTCAAACGATTCTACGATCGACTCTGCCAATCAACTATTTACCACCCTTGATACGGTTTCTCGTCGCATAAATTATCATGATTTAACTGGCAGTTTTTTATTATCAGATACAGTAGGTTTCATAAGGAAACTCCCTACAGCTCTTATAGCGGCCTTTAGAGCAACGTTAGAAGAAGTTGTTGCTGCGAATCTTTTACTCGTGGTTCTAGATGTATCCGAAGATGAAGCTATTGACCATTTTGATATAGTACTGGATACACTTAAAGAGCTTCAAGCTGATACAATACCTAGAATAGTCGTCTTAAATAAAATTGATATCGCTGGAGATAATACGGACATGATAGAGATGGAACTTAGGGCAAGCGGAGAGGAAGCAGTAAGAGTTTCTGCTTTGGCCAGGGAGGGTTTTATATCTCTTCTCGAAAGGATACAATATAAACTGGAAGAGCAATCCTTAGAATAATTTTGCGCTTTATAACAAAAATGTTAATATAAAGTGCATGACGTTCTTTAGGTTATTTTTCTGAACTAATACAAGAAGTTTAGGGGACGTGATTTTGTGTATGTCAGTATGACTGGATTTAGTAGGACACAGCTCCAAACGGCATGGGGAACATTAAGCCTTGAGCTGTCAAGCGTAAATCACAGATATCAGGAGATAACAGTGAGGTTGCCTAGGGAATTTTCGAGCTGGGAGCCATGGTTTCATCAAAAGCTTCGCGGTTGTTTTCGTAGGGGCAAGGTGCAATTGAGGATGGAAATTTTGTGGGCATCTTCCTTTAAAATGGCGCGTGTAGATAGAGATGTCATGTTATCTTATTGCAACGAACTTCTTAACATTCAAAAAGAATTGGGACAGTCTCAGGAGTTGCAACTGGAAACGATAGCATCTTTGCCGGGAGTCTTAACCCTTCCCTCTCTTGAAGAGAAGGGAGAAACGGATAAAATTGAAGGCATATTTAGTGAACTTTTAGATAAAGCTGTAGAGTCATGGCAAAAAATGAGATCTCTAGAAGGCAATCACTTACGTACGGAAGTGCTTTCACATTTTTCTGAGTTGGAGAACTCTTTAAATGAGATAGAGCAAAAGTGGTCAATCGCAAGGGATAGTGCATTGGAACTTTTGCGTGGAAGGATTTCCAAAACTTTGTCTGAACTGAATGAAACAATGGAAGAGTCTCGTTTTTTACAGGAGATAGTTATTTTGACAGATAAATGGGATGTTGCGGAAGAGCTTGCACGTATAAAAAGCCATATAATAAAATTTAAGTCTACGGGAGAAGAAGCTGAATCGTCAGGGAGAAAGTTAGATTTTATAATTCAGGAAATAAATAGGGAAGTCAATACCGTTAATTCTAAGGTTGCAGATGCAGAAATACGCTGGCTTGCTGTAGAAGCTAAGGCAGCACTTGAAAGAATCAGAGAGCAAATACAGAATTTGGAGTAGAATGAATATGGATTATAAATTGGTGCATGTGGGATTTGGTAATATGGTGGTGGCAGATAGGATTGTTGCTATAATTAGTCCTTCGGCAGCTCCCATTAAAAGGTTGAGAGATGAAGCACGCGAGGCTGGACTCTTGGTTGATGTCACGCAAGGCAGGAAAACTCGTGCTGTTATAATTATGGACAGCAAGCATGTGGTCCTATCGGCGATTC
The sequence above is a segment of the Synergistaceae bacterium genome. Coding sequences within it:
- a CDS encoding dihydroorotate dehydrogenase — its product is MTFDISVKVGDLNLSSPVIPASGVWPYDIDFWQGDKLSGIGAICTKAISFNPKEGNKGIRLWETPAGVLNSIGLQNIGVHAFVEQYRDMLHNCEVPVVANVVMEREEETAETLRILQDMGGIAVAELNISCPNVDGDGMAWGMEPCSAAKAVSSVRKAWNGNLWVKMTPQAADLSGVAKAIEDEGADALVVANTWLGMGMDLTKAKPAFDRVVAGLSGPAIFPLALRQVWQVSDAVDIPIVGCGGVTTAADCMSMILAGASAVEVGTGFFKDIKAGEGICSDLPKFMKRYESSSLNELVGKAKKNKK
- a CDS encoding (d)CMP kinase, yielding MQSNCKKNFVITIDGPAGAGKSTIARLVAEKVGLPYLDTGAIYRAIAWWLDKKKIAPTDEKKILSVLKNFTISFEGLKIIVDNQDITKEIRTPRIDVLVSPYAALKGIRDELLFLQRDLSENGLVAEGRDMGTEVFPEADLKIFLTASAEERASRRYHERVKKGEEADYKEILKQINERDNYDMNRDVAPLRPALGSVVLDSTEMTKEEVVNAIVSLANELR
- the surE gene encoding 5'/3'-nucleotidase SurE → MKILLTNDDGVYSLGIQTLARKLTEKGHEVLVVAPDRERSGCGHAMTLDRPLNLQKVDSFLLGSTYTTYSCDGTPTDCVILALDALKFIPDFIFSGINQGLNLGDDLTYSGTACAAMEGVLYGFPSIAISLAANLKCQNIYNYTAAEVAIAILDWLELHPLPEGVMLNVNIPNLPLKELKGVSLTRTGKRLYKDKVRVVEAPTGEKAYWIGGTAENDLTHGTDVWAVFNGYASITPVHLDMTCYETYDECDGLGAERALVDQLNKIIHN
- the hflX gene encoding GTPase HflX is translated as MSKKEKLIDLSLKERKALIAAVETPQCTDTDLSLNELELLLQNLDIKAFGRFVQKRNEPDPRSFIGIGKAEELRNYAVDSGTNLLVIDDFLNPTQKSNLEKITGVEVWDRAFVIMKIFESRANTYEAKLQVKLAQYRYEIPSLKGLGLQMSRTGGGIGTRGPGETEFERHKRKLDKRVLAIIEKLEIVKRRRKLNRDRKRKYGVPLVSLVGYTNSGKSTLLRSLSNDSTIDSANQLFTTLDTVSRRINYHDLTGSFLLSDTVGFIRKLPTALIAAFRATLEEVVAANLLLVVLDVSEDEAIDHFDIVLDTLKELQADTIPRIVVLNKIDIAGDNTDMIEMELRASGEEAVRVSALAREGFISLLERIQYKLEEQSLE
- a CDS encoding argininosuccinate synthase, producing the protein MTVENKGKLVLAYSGGLDTSVAIPWLKDQGYEVIALTMHVGQQEGDMEEIRQRALNAGAIKAYVVDLREAFVDTFVWPTLKSNALYQGVYPLNSALSRPMIAQALIWCAEKEGAVAVAHGCTGKGQDQVRIEVCCNALNPDIEVLAPVRDWQFTREEEMDYAAAHNIPVPTTKKSPYSIDDNLWGRSIECGVLEDPWNKPPKDAYALTVDPTDAPDEEVTIEITFEAGIPVALNGKKMDSLELIEQMNKMAGCAGVGRIDMVEDRLVGFKSREVYECPGAVALITAHRKLETITLAKDVLKTKKELEVKFAEMAYEGYWFSPLMEAIQAFMDSTQKSVNGTVRMSLYKGNATVNGMKSDTSVYSKELATYSTGDIFDQSAAVGFIKIWGMPIKTWRQVHKDKNVNPIEKLIVEKGEGAI
- a CDS encoding DUF370 domain-containing protein, whose product is MDYKLVHVGFGNMVVADRIVAIISPSAAPIKRLRDEAREAGLLVDVTQGRKTRAVIIMDSKHVVLSAIQPETITGRFTGDVSKEEKE
- a CDS encoding YicC family protein — its product is MYVSMTGFSRTQLQTAWGTLSLELSSVNHRYQEITVRLPREFSSWEPWFHQKLRGCFRRGKVQLRMEILWASSFKMARVDRDVMLSYCNELLNIQKELGQSQELQLETIASLPGVLTLPSLEEKGETDKIEGIFSELLDKAVESWQKMRSLEGNHLRTEVLSHFSELENSLNEIEQKWSIARDSALELLRGRISKTLSELNETMEESRFLQEIVILTDKWDVAEELARIKSHIIKFKSTGEEAESSGRKLDFIIQEINREVNTVNSKVADAEIRWLAVEAKAALERIREQIQNLE